The following coding sequences are from one Arachis hypogaea cultivar Tifrunner chromosome 7, arahy.Tifrunner.gnm2.J5K5, whole genome shotgun sequence window:
- the LOC112701057 gene encoding uncharacterized protein, producing the protein MGATPFHRSILEVRLPRHFDKPTDMRYDGTQDPQEHLTAFEARMNLEGVGDEVRCRAFPVTLAGPAIRWFNSLPQGSVATFSDITRTFLAQFTTRIAKAKHPINLLGVTQSVGETTRKYLVRFNDECLEIEGLTDFMASLCLTNGLLNEDFRKHLTTKPVWTMHEIQTVAKEYINDEEVSRVVAANKRQPSYNQPRHHGNRERQKEQVRDGGPSKAPRPEPRRRHRDHDEDGKTRSTKWRQEPEDNDHGLTIINVVTAKNTAPKSRSAHKKDAKVLAISSSPARSSKRSPTISFGPEDHWFDEVPENPPMVITARVGTDLVKRILVDTGADLNIMFRNVFDVLGLRDADLMTHQHGVIGLGDHFIKPDGIISLPTSVGQGQGRMSIMAEFVVLRDSTAYNIILGRKTINDVEAVINTKLLVMKFVADDGSIGSIRGDLEMAVACDNASLSLRKKSKEASGVFLVDLDTRVDDKPRPEPEGDLEKFRVGDTEEKFTFVNRNLPHELKEPLVEMIRANGDLFAWTPADMPGHRP; encoded by the exons ATGGGCGCCACCCCATTCCACCGTTCCATCCTCGAGGTCCGGTTGCCGAGACACTTCGACAAACCAACAGATATGAGGTATGACGGAACACAGGACCCGCAAGAGcacctaacggccttcgaggcccgAATGAACCTCGAAGGAGTGGGAGACGAGGTGAGGTGCCGTGCTTTCCCGGTCACCCTGGCAGGCCCGGCGATACGGTGGTTCAATAGCCTCCCGCAGGGTTCTGTAGCCACCTTCTCGGACATCACCCGCACCTTCTTGGCGCAATTCACTACTAGAATCGCGAAGGCAAAGCACCCAATCAATCTTCTCGGCGTGACCCAAAGTGTCGGGGAGACGACTAGGAAGTATTTAGTTCGTTTCAACGACGAATGCCTGGAAATCGAAGGACTAACTGACTTTATGGCCAGCCTTTGTCTGACGAATGGCCTTCTTAATGAGGATTTCCGAAAGCACCTCACCACTAAACCGGTCTGGACGATGCATGAGATCCAGACCGTAGCCAAGGAATACATAAATGATGAGGAAGTCAGCCGAGTCGTGgctgccaacaaacggcagccCTCCTACAATCAACCCAGGCACCATGGTAACAGAGAAAGGCAGAAGGAACAGGTCAGAGACGGGGGGCCGAGCAAGGCACCCAGACC GGAGCCAAGGAGACGACATCGCGACCACGATGAAGACGGCAAGACCCGATCGACGAAATGGCGGCAAGAACCAGAAGACAACGATCACGGCCTCACCATAATAAACGTGGTGACCGCCAAGAACACAGCGCCAAAGTCGAGGTCTGCGCACAAGAAAGACGCCAAAGTCCTGGCAATTTCCTCTTCGCCGGCACGAAGCTCCAAGAGGTCCCCAACTATTTCCTTTGGGCCAGAGGATCATTGGTTCGACGAGGTCCCTGAGAACCCACCCATGGTCATTACGGCTAGGGTGGGAACCGACCTCGTCAAACGAATCCTTGTGGACACGGGGGCAGACTTGAACATTATGTTCCGCAACGTGTTCGATGTGCTAGGTTTACGGGACGCCGACCTCATGACTCACCAACACGGTGTCATAGGGTTGGGTGACCACTTCATTAAGCCGGACGGGATAATATCCCTCCCGACCTCCGTGGGACAAGGACAAGGGCGGATGTCAATAATGGCCGAGTTTGTAGTTCTACGGGACTCCActgcctacaacatcatcctggggaggaaAACGATCAACGATGTTGAGGCGGTAATCAACACGAAGCTGTTGGTTATGAAGTTCGTGGCTGATGACGGATCTATAGGATCCATAAGAGGAGATCTGGAAAtggcagtcgcttgcgacaacgCCAGCCTCTCCTTGAGGAAGAAGTCTAAAGAAGCATCCGGAGTGTTCCTTGTTGACTTAGACACCAGAGTCGACGACAAGCCAAGGCCAGAACCAGAGGGGGACTTGGAAAAGTTCAGGGTCGGTGACACAGAGGAAAAGTTCACGTTCGTTAATAGAAACCTCCCACACGAGTTGAAAGAACCCCTAGTAGAAATGATTAGGGCCAACGGAGATCTATTCGCTTGGACGCCAGCCGATATGCCGGGGCATAGACCCTAG
- the LOC112702267 gene encoding inositol diphosphatase DSP4 isoform X1, which produces MQVAELQQNLVQHQHKENKIMCKKIQLSVSDTELHNHHHNSCGCDVDGCHKVEGEDLFIPPLNFAMVDNGIFRSGFPEPANFSFLQTLALRSIIYLCPEPYPEANMEFLKSNGIKLYQFGIEGHKEPFVNIPEDTIREALKVVLDVRNHPLIIHCKRGKHRTGCLVGCYRKLQKWCLSSVFDEYQRFAAAKARVSDQRFVELFDISTIKPLPITFSSFKRLD; this is translated from the exons ATGCAAGTAGCAGAACTCCAACAAAACCTGGTTCAACACCAACACAAAGAGAACAAGATCATGTGCAAGAAGATCCAGCTAAGTGTCTCTGACACTGAACTCCATAATCACCATCATAATTCATGTGGTTGTGATGTTGATGGGTGCCACAAGGTTGAGGGTGAGGATCTATTCATTCCACCCCTCAATTTTGCAATGGTTGATAATGGCATTTTCAGGTCTGGTTTCCCTGAACCTGCTAACTTCTCTTTCCTTCAGACCCTTGCTCTCCGCTCTATCAT ATATCTATGTCCTGAGCCATATCCAGAGGCTAACATGGAGTTCCTCAAGTCAAATGGGATCAAGCTTTATCAATTTGGAATTGAGGGTCATAag GAGCCTTTTGTAAACATCCCAGAAGACACAATCCGTGAAGCATTAAAAGTTGTCCTTG ATGTCAGGAACCATCCACTTATAATTCATTGTAAGCGGGGGAAG CACCGAACGGGGTGTTTAGTAGGATGCTATAGGAAGTTGCAGAAATGGTGTTTGTCTTCTGTGTTTGATGAATACCAACGCTTTGCAGCTGCAAAAGCAAGAGTTTCAGATCAGAGGTTCGTTGAGTTGTTTGATATTTCAACCATCAAGCCTCTCCCTATAACATTTTCATCTTTCAAGAG GTTGGATTGA
- the LOC112702267 gene encoding inositol diphosphatase DSP1 isoform X3 translates to MQVAELQQNLVQHQHKENKIMCKKIQLSVSDTELHNHHHNSCGCDVDGCHKVEGEDLFIPPLNFAMVDNGIFRSGFPEPANFSFLQTLALRSIIYLCPEPYPEANMEFLKSNGIKLYQFGIEGHKEPFVNIPEDTIREALKVVLDVRNHPLIIHCKRGKHRTGCLVGCYRKLQKWCLSSVFDEYQRFAAAKARVSDQRLD, encoded by the exons ATGCAAGTAGCAGAACTCCAACAAAACCTGGTTCAACACCAACACAAAGAGAACAAGATCATGTGCAAGAAGATCCAGCTAAGTGTCTCTGACACTGAACTCCATAATCACCATCATAATTCATGTGGTTGTGATGTTGATGGGTGCCACAAGGTTGAGGGTGAGGATCTATTCATTCCACCCCTCAATTTTGCAATGGTTGATAATGGCATTTTCAGGTCTGGTTTCCCTGAACCTGCTAACTTCTCTTTCCTTCAGACCCTTGCTCTCCGCTCTATCAT ATATCTATGTCCTGAGCCATATCCAGAGGCTAACATGGAGTTCCTCAAGTCAAATGGGATCAAGCTTTATCAATTTGGAATTGAGGGTCATAag GAGCCTTTTGTAAACATCCCAGAAGACACAATCCGTGAAGCATTAAAAGTTGTCCTTG ATGTCAGGAACCATCCACTTATAATTCATTGTAAGCGGGGGAAG CACCGAACGGGGTGTTTAGTAGGATGCTATAGGAAGTTGCAGAAATGGTGTTTGTCTTCTGTGTTTGATGAATACCAACGCTTTGCAGCTGCAAAAGCAAGAGTTTCAGATCAGAG GTTGGATTGA
- the LOC112702267 gene encoding inositol diphosphatase DSP1 isoform X2: MQVAELQQNLVQHQHKENKIMCKKIQLSVSDTELHNHHHNSCGCDVDGCHKVEGEDLFIPPLNFAMVDNGIFRSGFPEPANFSFLQTLALRSIIYLCPEPYPEANMEFLKSNGIKLYQFGIEGHKEPFVNIPEDTIREALKVVLDVRNHPLIIHCKRGKHRTGCLVGCYRKLQKWCLSSVFDEYQRFAAAKARVSDQRKR, translated from the exons ATGCAAGTAGCAGAACTCCAACAAAACCTGGTTCAACACCAACACAAAGAGAACAAGATCATGTGCAAGAAGATCCAGCTAAGTGTCTCTGACACTGAACTCCATAATCACCATCATAATTCATGTGGTTGTGATGTTGATGGGTGCCACAAGGTTGAGGGTGAGGATCTATTCATTCCACCCCTCAATTTTGCAATGGTTGATAATGGCATTTTCAGGTCTGGTTTCCCTGAACCTGCTAACTTCTCTTTCCTTCAGACCCTTGCTCTCCGCTCTATCAT ATATCTATGTCCTGAGCCATATCCAGAGGCTAACATGGAGTTCCTCAAGTCAAATGGGATCAAGCTTTATCAATTTGGAATTGAGGGTCATAag GAGCCTTTTGTAAACATCCCAGAAGACACAATCCGTGAAGCATTAAAAGTTGTCCTTG ATGTCAGGAACCATCCACTTATAATTCATTGTAAGCGGGGGAAG CACCGAACGGGGTGTTTAGTAGGATGCTATAGGAAGTTGCAGAAATGGTGTTTGTCTTCTGTGTTTGATGAATACCAACGCTTTGCAGCTGCAAAAGCAAGAGTTTCAGATCAGAG GAAAAGGTGA